The Gossypium hirsutum isolate 1008001.06 chromosome D06, Gossypium_hirsutum_v2.1, whole genome shotgun sequence genome contains the following window.
AAATACCTTAAAAGTCAGagaaattaaagttaaataatAGTTACAACAAAATGTTACCATTAAAAAGAAAGCAATTAAAAACTTGGGATCGATAAGTTACCTGGCGGATAATACTTTGAAGATTTCTTTCGAACGTGGTCTCATGCTTGCATATATGTTGTCTTTGAGCCTTGCTGATTATTCGAATCCCCGCACACATTCTCTATGATTAATATGTCGACACATAATACTCTTCGCAGAGACTACGGACAAAACTTTGACACATAGATTATTTTCAGGTGTTGAAAGATTAATCGATTGTCTGACAAATAACACTTCAAAATTTTTTCTCGAAAGATTTGATGCGCTCGAGAAAACCTATTGTATAGATGCATGGCAATGATAATATATCGTTTTCAATAGCTCAAAGTAGTGGATTGTGGTGATGAGATGCAATAGTTTTTGTGGGACTAAAAATGAGATACATTTGTCGACTTTCCACTCGATCGACAATGACACTACATCGCCTGTCATGATCCATGCCAATCGAACATCCAATTAATGTGTCTGAAATTTACAAATACTAAGGAGATTAGATCCCCACGACGTGGAACTTTGTGGGTCGTACCGTACGGACCTTATCCACCGTACggtttatatatttcatatcatcTTTCTTACGCCATTTTATCACGTTTTGAGTTGGTAGaattaatcaaataattaattacaaaatttagaaaaataagttattaaattattagtaaatttatatgttGGTTGTTCAACTTTAAAATGatacaaaatagtcactaaattattttaaagttttaatttaagtcaCTAGATTGTTAAAATCGCTAATATATAGTCTTCTCTTTTCGTACCATCTACACTAATTGAAACCTCTCATTCCCTTTTCCATTTCAATTTGGTcgtatttgattctttttaataatacaataagtaaattgatttgtttaacagtagagggactaatttgatcagaCCTCTATAATAGAAAAGCCTCTCAGATACCTTCACTGAAAATCAATTATTACATCCCTTAAGTGCCAAAAGTTTACATCTTTGGAGGAAATTGGTTTAAGGGACTAAATGAAAAATCTACCATTTTTGGAATCATGGTTTCTTTGGGTTTAAGGTTTACTTTCTTGGATGTTGGATCAATATAACAAAGATAATTTGTAAAGTGGACAAAtccaataataatttcaaaatagtcGAGATTTATTTTAacctatttgttttctttcacaTCATTAATCTTTTTTTATCTAATATCGGTCCCTATACTATACAAAAGTTATTGATTCGGTCCTTGTagtttaatttgatcatttttagtccctatactttttaaattttaaaattttagtcctccCTAACCGATACctattaaaaattctattcaaaattaaaacttcGAAATTCGATCACTGTAGGGACTTGGAATGATCCAATTACAAAATATAGACTAAATCCACAGTTGTACATATGGTACAAGACCAGAAATTGAATTTAACTAAGCATATTTAAATGTTACGGTTGGGGTtaggactaaatccacaactttcgcaaaatacaaaaattaatagtaaaatttaacatataatttataatatatatatatatataaaagtgaaCTCTATCCTTATGTAAATTTGCTTACAAATAAAGTAAAAGCATTTAACAATGGAATCCAAACATTTTCAGCTTTAATGAAATTCACATGGTCGTCAATCTTCTTGAAACTATAAAGcacaaaagcaaaagcaaaagtgAAAAAACACAGATTCTCTCACTTTTTATGacattaaaaacattacaaaatcccacaataaaaaacaaaaaaaaaaagaacacagtTTCCATTATTACACAAATGGATTCATTTACTTCATTTCTATGTTTATGTTCCATAATTTTTCAATCTATTAGCCTTATAGAAGCTCAAGCAAGCCTTTGTAGAACTACTTGTGGTGATATCCCTATAAATTACCCTTTTGGTATTGATGATGGTTGTGGTAGTCCTTATTATAGACACATGCTAGTTTGTTCCGATCTCGGAAACCTTTATCTCCGTACACCTTCCGGTCGATACCCTGTTCATAGCATTAGTTACTCCGATCCTCATATTCTTGTTACCGATCCGTTGATGTGGAATTGTAGAGATGGTGATCATTTTCGTCCTACGAGACCTTTTAGTCTCGATACAAGTACGCCTTTTACATTGTCCTCTCAGAATGACTACTTGTTCTTCAATTGTAGTGAAGATTATGTTATCGTCGAGCCGAAGCCTATCTTCTGTGAGCGATTCCCTGACCGGTGTGATTCGTCGTGCGATAGTGCTAGTTATCTTTGCAGGCATTTACCCGAATGTGCTGATGCGCTTAGTGCTAGCTCGTGTTGCTCGTACTACCCGAAAGCAACCGAGTCGTTACGGCTGATGCTTCGGTATTGCGCGTCGTATACAAGCGTGTATTGGAAAACAGTCGGATCCACAACGAATTCGCCTTATAGTCAAGTACCTGAATATGGAATCCGAGTCGATTTCGATGTTCCGGTTACTACACATTGTCTTCAGTGTCAAGATCCATCAAAGGGTAGTGGAACATGCGGATTTGATACACAAACACATAATTTCCTTTGTTTATGTAAAGAAGGAAATGTCACATCCTATTGTAAAGGCATGTTTGTTTCTCGAGAAATTTTCTGTAAATTTGCCATGAAAGTTTctaatcactttttttttcttgcacAGGTCATGACATTTCAAGGCACAAAAGGGCAGGAGTCATTGCAGGTGAATTTTATGTGATCATTAGATTTAAATTGCAGTCACGATATGAACTTGATTGAAACTGCAAAAATAAGATGAAAAGAAACTCgatttaattcaaaaatatcatttttttttagttttgagtTAATTAAATCGAATTATTTAAGTTATACTTTTTTTCGAATTGACTCAAACAAATAATTCGATTTTTCGAGTTCGActcaagttgaattttacaacttgagtaatttgaataactcaaataaaaaatcgaTGTAAATATCCATTGGGCCGCTAATAGTTTTGAAAATGTGCATATTGATCCCTCTAAAAGAATACAAAATAATCTATTCAAAGTTCAACTAACGAAATTTTACTCGATTCAATCGAACGCTCACCCATTTACAAAATAATCAGCTTAACATCGGAACCAGGATTTAATGAAATTGTGAATGTGACAGGGACTGTAACTGGAATTTCAGCAGCTGGAGCTATAGGAATTGGGATTGGTATATGGGTGGTGAAAAAAGTGAGAGCTAAAGCACCTGTAACATGTGGGGTTCAAAGCAATGAGAATAGGATTTTCTGAAGAAAGTTAAAGTAAACTGCAaatttctgtctttttttttttctttttctgaaatCAAATTTCGAGCTGTAAAGTGAAACCTCGTTAATGGTTTTTGTTTATGTCTTGTTTTTTGCTTTTTGCTCTGGAAATTTGAGCTAACTGAGGATTCAACCGGTAATTTTGCAGCCATACTCGATATTGTTATTTACTTTGCTCCAAAAATTCCCGACCCCAAACAGGTCTCTTCACCACCACTTTGTTCCAGTCACCAATTTGCTTCAAAAATTGAGGTTGTCTACAACCGGGCCGGAGAATGATTTGGAGAGGACTGGCACTGCTGGTTGGTTCAGGAGGATTGTGGTCTTCCCTATCGGACCTCATCTTTTTCCTCGGCGGCACCTTTTCTTCAGTGTCATCTTTAGCATTTTGATTCCGAATACCACAAACAACATAACCACCGATCTACAATATTTAAGAAGAAACAATCAGTAATGTCAACCCTAGATgaacaaaatatattattttccaaATCAATCAAAAGGATGATACTTGTCTGTCGTGGTCGTCAACAAGCGTGAAAACTCATGCATGACCCAATGTCCTTTTACGCCTTCGTTGGAACCCTTCACTTCGAAAACAAAGCTACTCGATCGATCCATGTTTTtgtctttcctttttttcttcaaCTTGATAAGGACgggtttataaatttttaaaggattaaattaaatttttataattttaggaggtccaaagtacaattttacctttattaatttttataatttttataagtgttATCATGGAATAATAATTCCTTTTTTGTGCGGATAAGGTGATGTATTTATGTAATAATAATCCCttttttcatttaatatatatataagatttttcatttaataataattctTTTTTTCTAGATAACGTTATGTATTAAaatggttttcaaaaaaatttaaaataatttttaaatttcaaaaaatgtataaaaatccCTATTATGAGAAAATTTAATCAACTTTCGGGTTTCTACAACTTCAACGAAGTGTAGCTACCTATTTTCTTCATTCATTCAGATACTAAATTTATGGAGTTAGATACTTATGATTATGAGTTCTTGATGACGGGAATTCCTCCCGGTTATCGATTTGAACCAACTGACATTGAGCTCCTTCAAGATTACCTCTTGAAGAAAGTGAATGGTGAACCGTTACCCTACAATATTATCTCCGAATGCGAAATCTATGGCAACCAGGGTAAAGAGCCATGGAAGATTTTCATTGAGACTTCAACCAAAACCTTTTATGTTTTCACCAAGTTGAAGAAAAAGAGTAAAGGCAAAAATATTGATCGAGTAGCTGGGTGTGGGACATGGAAAGGTCAAAGAACCGATCCTATTATGTATGAGGAGATGAAAATCGGGAATCGgaaactttttgtttttcaaGTGAAGGGTTCCAACGAAGGCGTAAAAGGGCATTGGATCATGCACGAGTTTTCGCTTGTTGACGAGGAAGACAAACAAGTAGGCCCTAACCCTGATTTCGTAAATAGTATGTTTTGTTCATCTCGGGTTGAGATTACTAATTGTTTCTTCTTAAATATTGCAGATCGGTGATTATGTTCTTTGTAGTATTCGGAATAAAAATGCTAAAGATGGCACTGAAGAAGAGGAGCCTCCGATGAAAAAGATGAGGTACAATTCGGAAGACCACAATCCTCCTGAACCAACCAGCAGTGCCAGTCCTCTCCAAACCCTTCTCTCGGACTGGTCGTAGACAACCTCAATTTTTGAAGCAAATTGGTGACCGGAACAAAGTGGTGGTGAAGAGACTTGTTTGGGCGGTACAGACATGACGATGGCTCGGGAATTTTTGCAGCAAATTGTAGGGAAAAAAAACTGTTTTGTATGTAATTTTATTTGCAGAAAACATTATGGAATTCGTTTTATGTTCTGTTTTCTATGATACAGTAATACTATTAAATATCCTGCAAAATCACCGATTGAATCCTGGCTCAATTTTGTTTTACAAAAACCAAAAACCAAGACGTAAACAAAAAACCATTAACGAGGTTTCAGTTTACAGCTCGAAAATCCTATTCTCATTGCTTTGAACCCCACCTGTTACAGGTGCTTTACCTCTCACTCTTTTCAACACCCATATACCAATCCCGATTCCTATAGCTCCAGCTGCTGAAATTCCAGTTACAGTCCCGGTCTGATTAACACATGAAATTCACTTTTTATATTTACGGATTCTATTTACGGAAATAATGTTTCGATTGACAATACAAGTATTATAACAAATAAAGATTTTCAACATGTTAGGGTATGGTAAAAAAGTAAATACATTCAAgttatataattcaattttttttatatgtcgTCCATTTTGATTTCTCGTTCGGGTTCAAAGAAGAGATCATGTAACAAGCTTTGAAATAATTTAAGTGTCATTGGTATCGGTAGTGGTGAGCGTTCGATTATGATGTAATTAATAAATCTTTGATTAAATGAATAAACCGTATTCAGtcattaaaatgttaattttaacaTGACAACACCTCTAAACACCAAAGATTATGGCTCAAAACaccttaaaatattaatttcaaaaagtCAAAATCTTTTTAATGTCGAGTGTAATGAAGCACTGGTGAACAAATTGGCAGTAATGTGCGATTGTGAAGTGGGGGCTTTTCCATGCAAATATCTGGATATGTGGCTTGGGGCTGTCTCTGGAAAGTTGACATTTCAGGATCCTATAGTCGAAAGTTTCCAGAAAAAATTTATCTATGTGGAGAATCAAACAATTTGATCCCATTTAACCAGACTCAAGACATCAAAACCTGCTTCTTGTACATAGTAGCGGTTCATAATCGTTCAAAATTATGGAAAATCTTCACTCGGTACAATAAGCAGTTATAGTAATGAGTAGATGGACGAGTTCCATGCAGCCCAAGCTAGAATTTCTGTATTACCACAGAATTGGCCAGGCCTGCCTGCTCGATGGTTTGGGTTGGATCAACAAGAAGTTTAGGAGGGAATCCCATCATCTGCAGTTGATAAATTGTTGCACTCTCAGGTCTAGATGCATCAATGAATGAACGGATGTCTCCAACTGTATTGTGCAAATTGAAGCAAGCGACCATGCGAGTCCCGTCAGCCAACCTAAGCTGAATCGAGGTTGATGGTAAACTTTCGTCAACAACCAGGCCGGGAGAAGGATTTGGAGCAGTGTTGAGAGGACTGGTACTGCTGGTTTCTTCAGGAGTTGCGGAAGTACTGCCGCTACCGAGAGTTCTTCCGACACCCTGAAATGCTGCCTGGTGCTTCTTCTTTGGTTCCTGCATGAAAGACAAAACACGGGATTGATATCATCAAGTGGACTTCAAGAATCAGCCAGTTAGTGTTCAATGAA
Protein-coding sequences here:
- the LOC107963705 gene encoding wall-associated receptor kinase-like 20, giving the protein MDSFTSFLCLCSIIFQSISLIEAQASLCRTTCGDIPINYPFGIDDGCGSPYYRHMLVCSDLGNLYLRTPSGRYPVHSISYSDPHILVTDPLMWNCRDGDHFRPTRPFSLDTSTPFTLSSQNDYLFFNCSEDYVIVEPKPIFCERFPDRCDSSCDSASYLCRHLPECADALSASSCCSYYPKATESLRLMLRYCASYTSVYWKTVGSTTNSPYSQVPEYGIRVDFDVPVTTHCLQCQDPSKGSGTCGFDTQTHNFLCLCKEGNVTSYCKGHDISRHKRAGVIAGTVTGISAAGAIGIGIGIWVVKKVRAKAPVTCGVQSNENRIF
- the LOC107887966 gene encoding NAC domain-containing protein JA2 gives rise to the protein MELDTYDYEFLMTGIPPGYRFEPTDIELLQDYLLKKVNGEPLPYNIISECEIYGNQGKEPWKIFIETSTKTFYVFTKLKKKSKGKNIDRVAGCGTWKGQRTDPIMYEEMKIGNRKLFVFQVKGSNEGVKGHWIMHEFSLVDEEDKQIGDYVLCSIRNKNAKDGTEEEEPPMKKMRYNSEDHNPPEPTSSASPLQTLLSDWS